Proteins from a single region of Echeneis naucrates chromosome 14, fEcheNa1.1, whole genome shotgun sequence:
- the sytl2a gene encoding synaptotagmin-like protein 2 isoform X1, giving the protein MIDLSFLTAEEQEIILTVLKRDAELKKTEEQRVQNLQKTVNDRGQLRYLTGKWFYETKQLRHQDRIHGSDIIRASMRHTDKPISILELSQILPEKSSFVSSENKEVFVPPILCGLLLEPHRQLSHEGDENLNISTAPRDISALELQSPTKQRKNPFNSEPSDTCLFDRAVDQTKTQSQEPFPSSNSSISYASSVRQDPSNPVSQHPAVTMAMPEDIAVSTSLLDCSVEEEGSSSRESNSTALQGILKYLSTSNTTDSPFPHLNQQDPVSVDSPAETWIDRKQVSFSTMVSHNGKEWQDEKELGGCSLLDTDSVTSCEIKDSLLNNNDLENSGRRATGTYKLLLRIPNDLQEGELICKNDSDFRDQEAGQHQVHSGVSQQFHQELLSPAGSPLASAEQASGKPAHLEPQLEKDCQSHCKATDGPSRYNTHPPNLPKQSNDISIEATSDPKPSPSGSSNSSSHALLPQPRRKLLEIFRTGREEKSGRVQSCQKEEVKTQQRNQDNTHSISFSATDLTVDKNNAKPSELTEVRKLQLIAVQNTILTEAMITIDTDTQQEATESRDVQFPERLSNLKAFWERENTGPKIIFTREEARQEDISPKEIDISDGHQTYVEKINSLSAQKGHNRSQEDISWPQTECQPFVDLATEDGIYKANPVLIYDEKDYSLTGSLTESQIPEIPCQQVGVSVSAHIKSSVSTPEDRPAKIHDRKHFWESEYTGPRIISVRIREVSGSSVPCNKAVSPQSELKTSLYTKENEGEPQTSPHKPKSTVVLNSSILTDKGFFTESPESSCGTGDIKSTRHQFQVKPDTACEDRPLSLSKFQQLSSKDQANDVRRIPSKTCHPRVLPREPSSPERSRLESSPLKTFPIDIKPQTKAAGEHQGKPTPAPRQRKSPLHGANQTVLPDCKPSTNTTLCALPTSTLPSNSSSFTSPQPKKATEKKLENFTQLARSFIPQDFQYYLRPQEKVNNAPPFHQEKCIAEEIDMPHSPQISIRDLVGNLRDRLAEGNTPRISSWARQKKDENSKQDSTTRAWSLSWASPGSYDDSSSPVMSDVKCLSSRSMSSTKSLENVTSISRDDKTKNISTDQINLVSPLSSSKQIKSNVSLPVLQQDKTNSDSTFESNLDWTKNTGSSTSNISLSSGMASMLSASSSISSLHLADFNDVEVQGSIQFAVNYIQKLGEFHIFVVHCRELAVADTKKNCSDPYVKCYLLPGKTKLGKKKTTVKKKTLNPTYNEILRFKVTMEVLKTQSLNISVWHNNTFGRKSFLGEVDLDLSEWDFSNTQINEYTLKARVSPQTSVLSSPQLIHGRGQMRVALRFLPQASHNKRSSRMETGEVQIWVKDCKNLPSFKGVIIDPFVRCTVLPDTSRKSCQKTRVVKRTVSPMFNHTMVYDGFRIEDLREACVEMTVWDHDRLSSRYIGGLRLGLGTGKSYGVDVPWMDSTIDEAHLWQRMLQSDGEWAEDILPLRGLMMVKCMPK; this is encoded by the exons ATGATTGATCTGAGCTTTCTGACAGCGGAGGAGCAGGAGATCATACTGACTGTGTTGAAAAGAGATGCAGAgctgaagaagacagaggaaCAGCGTGTGCA AAATCTGCAGAAGACTGTTAATGACAGGGGCCAGCTGAGGTACCTGACTGGAAAATGGTTCTACGAGACCAAGCAGCTTCGCCACCAGGATCGTATCCATGGCTCTGACATCATCAGAGCCTCCATGAGACATACAGATAAACCAATAAGTATAT TGGAGCTCTCTCAGATCCTGCCAGAGAAGTCCAGTTTtgtcagcagtgaaaacaaGGAGGTGTTTGTCCCTCCTATTCTCTGTGGACTCCTCCTGGAGCCTCACCGGCAACTCAGCCATGAAGG gGATGAAAACCTGAACATTTCTACAGCACCACGGGACATATCGGCACTAGAGTTACAGTCACCCACAAAG cagagaaaaaatCCTTTCAACAGTGAGCCCAGCGACACCTGCTTATTTGATAGAGCAGTGgatcaaacaaagacacaaagtcaaG agcctTTTCCATCATCTAACAGCTCAATTTCTTATGCTAGCAGCGTTAGGCAAGACCCCAGTAATCCAGTCTCCCAGCATCCAGCAGTCACCATGGCAATGCCTGAAGACATAGCAGTTAGCACCAGTTTACTGGACTGTTCTGTTGAAGAAGAAGGGTCAAGCAGTAGAGAGAGTAACTCTACTGCTCTGCAAGGCATCCTCAAGTACTTATCCACGTCTAATACCACAGACTCTCCTTTCCCTCACCTGAATCAGCAGGATCCAGTTAGTGTAGATTCTCCTGCAGAGACCTGGATTGATAGGAAACAAGTAAGTTTCAGCACCATGGTCAGTCACAATGGGAAGGAGTGGCAGGATGAGAAGGAGCTGGGAGGATGCAGTTTGCTGGACACTGACTCTGTTACCTCCTGTGAAATTAAAGATAGCCTACTGAATAACAATGACCTTGAGAATTCTGGCAGAAGAGCTACTGGCACATATAAACTGTTACTCAGGATTCCAAATGATTTGCAGGAAGGTGAACTCATTTGCAAAAATgattcagacttcagagacCAAGAGGCTGGCCAACACCAGGTTCATAGTg GTGTGTCTCAGCAATTTCATCAAGAACTTCTCAGCCCTGCAGGGTCCCCCCTTGCTTCAGCTGAGCAGGCGTCAGGTAAGCCTGCTCACTTAGAGCCACAGTTGGAAAAGGACTGTCAGTCTCATTGTAAGGCGACAGATGGGCCATCCAGGTACAATACGCATCCCCCAAATCTCCCTAAACAAAGCAATGACATCTCTATCGAGGCGACCTCAGATCCAAAGCCATCACCTAGTGGTAGCTCAAACAGTTCATCTCATGCTCTTTTACCACAGCCGAGACGAAAGCTGCTTGAAATTTTTAGAACaggcagagaagagaagagtgGCAGAGTGCAGAGCTGTCAGAAAGAGGAGGtgaagacacagcagagaaatcaagacaacacacacagtatctCCTTCAGTGCTACAGATTTGACTGTGGACAAAAACAACGCTAAACCCTCTGAGTTGACTGAGGTCAGAAAACTACAACTTATAGCAGTACAGAACACTATACTTACAGAGGCAATGATCACAATAGATACTGACACACAGCAGGAGGCAACAGAGAGCAGGGATGTTCAGTTTCCAGAAAGACTATCAAATCTGAAAGCTTtctgggagagagagaatacTGGCCCCAAAATAATATTCACCAGAGAAGAGGCAAGACAGGAAGACATCTCCCCGAAAGAAATAGACATTTCCGATGGCCATCAGACATATGTGGAGAAGATCAATAGTCTCTCAGCCCAAAAAGGTCACAATAGGTCACAAGAAGATATTTCATGGCCACAAACTGAATGTCAGCCATTTGTAGATTTAGCCACAGAAGATGGCATCTATAAAGCGAATCCAGTCCTCATCTATGATGAAAAAGACTACTCTTTAACAGGTTCACTAACAGAGTCACAGATCCCTGAGATCCCATGCCAGCAGGTGGGTGTTTCAGTTTCTGCTCACATAAAGTCTAGTGTCAGTACTCCAGAGGACAGGCCAGCCAAGATCCATGATCGCAAGCATTTCTGGGAGTCAGAGTATACAGGCCCCAGGATTATCTCAGTGAGAATTAGAGAAGTCTCGGGTAGCTCAGTGCCCTGTAACAAAGCGGTTTCTCCACAGTCTGAACTAAAAACGTCATTATATACCAAAGAGAATGAGGGAGAGCCACAAACCTCTCCTCATAAACCCAAGTCTACTGTCGTCTTAAATTCATCAATACTGACAGACAAAGGTTTTTTCACTGAGAGTCCAGAGAGTTCTTGTGGCACTGGTGATATTAAGTCAACACGTCACCAATTTCAAGTCAAGCCTGATACAGCATGTGAAGACAGGCCCCTCAGTCTTAGTAAATTCCAACAACTAAGCTCAAAGGACCAGGCTAACGATGTCAGGAGGATTCCATCTAAGACCTGCCACCCAAGAGTTCTGCCTAGGGAACCATCTAGTCCTGAGAGGTCCAGGCTGGAGAGTTCCCCCTTGAAAACCTTTCCAATTGACATCAAACCTCAAACGAAGGCTGCTGGGGAACACCAAGGAAAGCCCACGCCTGCCCCAAGGCAGAGGAAGAGTCCTTTACATGGAGCAAACCAAACTGTCTTACCAGATTGTAAACCTAGTACAAACACAACCCTATGTGCTCTACCTACCTCTACACTACCAAGTAATTCAAGTTCATTTACTTCACCACAGCCCAAAAAGGCCACAGAGAAAAAACTGGAAAACTTTACACAACTTGCCAGGTCTTTCATCCCTCAGGATTTTCAATACTACCTTAGGCCACAGGAGAAGGTTAATAATGCCCCTCCTTTTCACCAAGAAAAATGCATTGCTGAAGAGATTGATATGCCACACAGTCCACAGATTTCCATCAGAGACCTTGTGggaaacctgagagacagacttGCTGAGGGGAATACTCCTCGAATCAGTTCTTGGGCTAGgcaaaagaaagatgaaaactcCAAACAAGACTCTACAACCAGGGCCTGGTCCCTGTCTTGGGCAAGTCCAGGCA GTTATGATGACAGTTCTAGTCCTGTCATGTCAGATGTGAAATGCTTATCTTCAAGGAGCATGTCTTCAACCAAAAGTCTGGAAAATGTCACCTCAATATCAA gAGATGACAAGACCAAAAATATCTCAACCGATCAAATCAATTTAG tttctcctctctccagctCAAAGCAGATAAAAAGCAATGTGTCTTTGcctgttctgcagcaggacaag ACAAACAGTGACAGCACTTTTGAGAGTAATTTGGACTGgacaaaaaacacaggcagCTCTACATCTAACATAAGTCTGTCTTCTGGGATGGCATCTATGTTGTCT gccagcagcagcatcagcagtcTTCACCTTGCCGACTTTAATGATGTTGAAGTCCAGGGCAGCATTCAGTTTGCAGTGAACTACATCCAGAAGCTTGgagaatttcacatttttgtggtGCACTGCAGGGAGCTGGCTGTGGCTGACACTAAAAAGAACTGCTCTGACCC CTATGTGAAATGTTACCTTCTCCCTGGCAAAACAAAGTtgggaaagaagaaaaccacagtgaagaagaaaacattaaacCCCACCTACAATGAAATCCTCAGG TTTAAAGTCACAATGGAGGTGTTAAAAACTCAGAGtttgaacatttctgtttgGCACAATAACACTTTTGGGCGGAAGAGCTTCTTGGGTGAGGTGGACTTGGATCTGTCAGAGTGGGACTTCAGTAACACACAGATCAATGAATATACATTAAAAGCCAGG GTGTCACCACAAACCTCAGTTCTTTCTTCCCCACAACTGATACATGGCAGGGGACAGATGAGGGTTGCTCTGAGATTTCTGCCCCAGGCATCCCACA ATAAAAGATCATCTAGGATGGAGACTGGTGAGGTGCAGATTTGGGTAAAAGACTGTAAGAATCTCCCTTCATTCAAAGGAGTGATTATTGACCCATTCGTAAGATG CACCGTACTTCCTGACACAAGCAGGAAAAGTTGCCAGAAGACCCGGGTGGTGAAGAGAACAGTCAGTCCAATGTTCAATCATACCATGGTGTATGATGGCTTTCGAATTGAGGACCTCAGGGAGGCCTGTGTAGAGATGACAGTGTGGGACCACGATCGACTGAGCAGCCGCTATATAGGAGGCCTGAGGCTTGGATTAGGTACAG GGAAAAGTTATGGGGTGGACGTACCTTGGATGGATTCAACTATAGATGAGGCACACTTATGGCAGAGGATGTTACAGTCTGATGGTGAATGGGCAGAGGATATTTTACCTTTGAGAGGGTTGATGATGGTAAAATGCATGCCAAAGTGA
- the sytl2a gene encoding uncharacterized protein sytl2a isoform X4 has protein sequence MIDLSFLTAEEQEIILTVLKRDAELKKTEEQRVQNLQKTVNDRGQLRYLTGKWFYETKQLRHQDRIHGSDIIRASMRHTDKPISILELSQILPEKSSFVSSENKEVFVPPILCGLLLEPHRQLSHEGDENLNISTAPRDISALELQSPTKQRKNPFNSEPSDTCLFDRAVDQTKTQSQEPFPSSNSSISYASSVRQDPSNPVSQHPAVTMAMPEDIAVSTSLLDCSVEEEGSSSRESNSTALQGILKYLSTSNTTDSPFPHLNQQDPVSVDSPAETWIDRKQVSFSTMVSHNGKEWQDEKELGGCSLLDTDSVTSCEIKDSLLNNNDLENSGRRATGTYKLLLRIPNDLQEGELICKNDSDFRDQEAGQHQVHSGVSQQFHQELLSPAGSPLASAEQASGKPAHLEPQLEKDCQSHCKATDGPSRYNTHPPNLPKQSNDISIEATSDPKPSPSGSSNSSSHALLPQPRRKLLEIFRTGREEKSGRVQSCQKEEVKTQQRNQDNTHSISFSATDLTVDKNNAKPSELTEVRKLQLIAVQNTILTEAMITIDTDTQQEATESRDVQFPERLSNLKAFWERENTGPKIIFTREEARQEDISPKEIDISDGHQTYVEKINSLSAQKGHNRSQEDISWPQTECQPFVDLATEDGIYKANPVLIYDEKDYSLTGSLTESQIPEIPCQQVGVSVSAHIKSSVSTPEDRPAKIHDRKHFWESEYTGPRIISVRIREVSGSSVPCNKAVSPQSELKTSLYTKENEGEPQTSPHKPKSTVVLNSSILTDKGFFTESPESSCGTGDIKSTRHQFQVKPDTACEDRPLSLSKFQQLSSKDQANDVRRIPSKTCHPRVLPREPSSPERSRLESSPLKTFPIDIKPQTKAAGEHQGKPTPAPRQRKSPLHGANQTVLPDCKPSTNTTLCALPTSTLPSNSSSFTSPQPKKATEKKLENFTQLARSFIPQDFQYYLRPQEKVNNAPPFHQEKCIAEEIDMPHSPQISIRDLVGNLRDRLAEGNTPRISSWARQKKDENSKQDSTTRAWSLSWASPGSYDDSSSPVMSDVKCLSSRSMSSTKSLENVTSISRDDKTKNISTDQINLGRSSDIFLSGFFTSTISFSSLQLKADKKQCVFACSAAGQDKQ, from the exons ATGATTGATCTGAGCTTTCTGACAGCGGAGGAGCAGGAGATCATACTGACTGTGTTGAAAAGAGATGCAGAgctgaagaagacagaggaaCAGCGTGTGCA AAATCTGCAGAAGACTGTTAATGACAGGGGCCAGCTGAGGTACCTGACTGGAAAATGGTTCTACGAGACCAAGCAGCTTCGCCACCAGGATCGTATCCATGGCTCTGACATCATCAGAGCCTCCATGAGACATACAGATAAACCAATAAGTATAT TGGAGCTCTCTCAGATCCTGCCAGAGAAGTCCAGTTTtgtcagcagtgaaaacaaGGAGGTGTTTGTCCCTCCTATTCTCTGTGGACTCCTCCTGGAGCCTCACCGGCAACTCAGCCATGAAGG gGATGAAAACCTGAACATTTCTACAGCACCACGGGACATATCGGCACTAGAGTTACAGTCACCCACAAAG cagagaaaaaatCCTTTCAACAGTGAGCCCAGCGACACCTGCTTATTTGATAGAGCAGTGgatcaaacaaagacacaaagtcaaG agcctTTTCCATCATCTAACAGCTCAATTTCTTATGCTAGCAGCGTTAGGCAAGACCCCAGTAATCCAGTCTCCCAGCATCCAGCAGTCACCATGGCAATGCCTGAAGACATAGCAGTTAGCACCAGTTTACTGGACTGTTCTGTTGAAGAAGAAGGGTCAAGCAGTAGAGAGAGTAACTCTACTGCTCTGCAAGGCATCCTCAAGTACTTATCCACGTCTAATACCACAGACTCTCCTTTCCCTCACCTGAATCAGCAGGATCCAGTTAGTGTAGATTCTCCTGCAGAGACCTGGATTGATAGGAAACAAGTAAGTTTCAGCACCATGGTCAGTCACAATGGGAAGGAGTGGCAGGATGAGAAGGAGCTGGGAGGATGCAGTTTGCTGGACACTGACTCTGTTACCTCCTGTGAAATTAAAGATAGCCTACTGAATAACAATGACCTTGAGAATTCTGGCAGAAGAGCTACTGGCACATATAAACTGTTACTCAGGATTCCAAATGATTTGCAGGAAGGTGAACTCATTTGCAAAAATgattcagacttcagagacCAAGAGGCTGGCCAACACCAGGTTCATAGTg GTGTGTCTCAGCAATTTCATCAAGAACTTCTCAGCCCTGCAGGGTCCCCCCTTGCTTCAGCTGAGCAGGCGTCAGGTAAGCCTGCTCACTTAGAGCCACAGTTGGAAAAGGACTGTCAGTCTCATTGTAAGGCGACAGATGGGCCATCCAGGTACAATACGCATCCCCCAAATCTCCCTAAACAAAGCAATGACATCTCTATCGAGGCGACCTCAGATCCAAAGCCATCACCTAGTGGTAGCTCAAACAGTTCATCTCATGCTCTTTTACCACAGCCGAGACGAAAGCTGCTTGAAATTTTTAGAACaggcagagaagagaagagtgGCAGAGTGCAGAGCTGTCAGAAAGAGGAGGtgaagacacagcagagaaatcaagacaacacacacagtatctCCTTCAGTGCTACAGATTTGACTGTGGACAAAAACAACGCTAAACCCTCTGAGTTGACTGAGGTCAGAAAACTACAACTTATAGCAGTACAGAACACTATACTTACAGAGGCAATGATCACAATAGATACTGACACACAGCAGGAGGCAACAGAGAGCAGGGATGTTCAGTTTCCAGAAAGACTATCAAATCTGAAAGCTTtctgggagagagagaatacTGGCCCCAAAATAATATTCACCAGAGAAGAGGCAAGACAGGAAGACATCTCCCCGAAAGAAATAGACATTTCCGATGGCCATCAGACATATGTGGAGAAGATCAATAGTCTCTCAGCCCAAAAAGGTCACAATAGGTCACAAGAAGATATTTCATGGCCACAAACTGAATGTCAGCCATTTGTAGATTTAGCCACAGAAGATGGCATCTATAAAGCGAATCCAGTCCTCATCTATGATGAAAAAGACTACTCTTTAACAGGTTCACTAACAGAGTCACAGATCCCTGAGATCCCATGCCAGCAGGTGGGTGTTTCAGTTTCTGCTCACATAAAGTCTAGTGTCAGTACTCCAGAGGACAGGCCAGCCAAGATCCATGATCGCAAGCATTTCTGGGAGTCAGAGTATACAGGCCCCAGGATTATCTCAGTGAGAATTAGAGAAGTCTCGGGTAGCTCAGTGCCCTGTAACAAAGCGGTTTCTCCACAGTCTGAACTAAAAACGTCATTATATACCAAAGAGAATGAGGGAGAGCCACAAACCTCTCCTCATAAACCCAAGTCTACTGTCGTCTTAAATTCATCAATACTGACAGACAAAGGTTTTTTCACTGAGAGTCCAGAGAGTTCTTGTGGCACTGGTGATATTAAGTCAACACGTCACCAATTTCAAGTCAAGCCTGATACAGCATGTGAAGACAGGCCCCTCAGTCTTAGTAAATTCCAACAACTAAGCTCAAAGGACCAGGCTAACGATGTCAGGAGGATTCCATCTAAGACCTGCCACCCAAGAGTTCTGCCTAGGGAACCATCTAGTCCTGAGAGGTCCAGGCTGGAGAGTTCCCCCTTGAAAACCTTTCCAATTGACATCAAACCTCAAACGAAGGCTGCTGGGGAACACCAAGGAAAGCCCACGCCTGCCCCAAGGCAGAGGAAGAGTCCTTTACATGGAGCAAACCAAACTGTCTTACCAGATTGTAAACCTAGTACAAACACAACCCTATGTGCTCTACCTACCTCTACACTACCAAGTAATTCAAGTTCATTTACTTCACCACAGCCCAAAAAGGCCACAGAGAAAAAACTGGAAAACTTTACACAACTTGCCAGGTCTTTCATCCCTCAGGATTTTCAATACTACCTTAGGCCACAGGAGAAGGTTAATAATGCCCCTCCTTTTCACCAAGAAAAATGCATTGCTGAAGAGATTGATATGCCACACAGTCCACAGATTTCCATCAGAGACCTTGTGggaaacctgagagacagacttGCTGAGGGGAATACTCCTCGAATCAGTTCTTGGGCTAGgcaaaagaaagatgaaaactcCAAACAAGACTCTACAACCAGGGCCTGGTCCCTGTCTTGGGCAAGTCCAGGCA GTTATGATGACAGTTCTAGTCCTGTCATGTCAGATGTGAAATGCTTATCTTCAAGGAGCATGTCTTCAACCAAAAGTCTGGAAAATGTCACCTCAATATCAA gAGATGACAAGACCAAAAATATCTCAACCGATCAAATCAATTTAG GGAGATCAAGTGATATCTTTCTTTCCGGTTTCTTCACTTCCACCATCagtttctcctctctccagctCAAAGCAGATAAAAAGCAATGTGTCTTTGcctgttctgcagcaggacaag ACAAACAGTGA